A DNA window from Paenibacillus sp. HWE-109 contains the following coding sequences:
- the hemL gene encoding glutamate-1-semialdehyde 2,1-aminomutase — MENSSRIDTRSSAAFQEAKKLIPGGVNSPVRAFKSVGLTPMFMDKGAGSRVTDIDGNTFIDYVGSWGPLIVGHSHPFVLEAIKATAEKGTSFGAPTLLETEMAKLVIERVPSIEMVRMVNSGTEATMSALRLARGYTKRDKIVKFEGSYHGHADALLIKAGSGVATLGLPDSPGVPASVASNTITVPYNDLASVNLVFEKFGEEIAALIVEPIAGNMGVVPPAPGFLEGLRAVTKQYGSLLIFDEVMTGFRVHKHCAQGLYGVTPDLTCLGKVIGGGLPVGAYGGKLEIMEHMAPAGPIYQAGTLSGNPLAMAAGIATLSLLGEANVYEELERKSAKLEAGFIRNASELGVASTINRVGSMICPFFTEQKVTNYDTAKTSDLAKFNAYFGHLLDLGVSVAPSQFEGMFVSTVHTDEDIDATIAAHREALKRL; from the coding sequence ATGGAAAATTCGAGCAGAATCGACACGCGCTCATCCGCGGCCTTTCAAGAAGCCAAGAAGCTGATTCCTGGTGGTGTGAACAGTCCCGTTCGTGCGTTCAAATCAGTTGGATTGACGCCAATGTTTATGGATAAAGGGGCAGGCTCAAGAGTAACGGACATCGATGGCAACACATTCATTGACTATGTGGGCTCATGGGGGCCACTCATCGTTGGGCATTCTCATCCTTTCGTGCTGGAGGCTATCAAAGCTACTGCCGAGAAGGGGACGAGCTTCGGTGCGCCTACGCTGCTGGAAACTGAAATGGCCAAGCTGGTTATTGAGCGGGTCCCATCTATCGAGATGGTGCGGATGGTCAACTCGGGAACCGAAGCGACAATGAGTGCTTTGCGGTTAGCCCGCGGTTACACCAAACGTGATAAAATCGTCAAGTTCGAAGGCAGCTATCATGGTCATGCGGACGCCTTGCTGATTAAAGCGGGATCAGGTGTTGCGACTTTGGGATTGCCCGATAGTCCAGGTGTGCCGGCTAGTGTAGCCTCCAATACAATTACGGTGCCTTACAATGATTTGGCATCAGTGAACCTGGTTTTTGAAAAGTTTGGTGAAGAAATCGCAGCTTTAATTGTTGAACCGATTGCCGGTAATATGGGAGTTGTGCCTCCGGCACCCGGTTTCTTGGAAGGTTTGCGTGCGGTTACGAAGCAGTATGGTTCGCTCTTGATCTTCGATGAAGTGATGACAGGCTTCCGCGTCCATAAGCATTGCGCACAGGGCTTATATGGGGTTACACCGGATTTAACCTGCCTCGGTAAGGTGATCGGAGGAGGTCTTCCAGTCGGCGCTTACGGCGGCAAGCTGGAGATCATGGAGCATATGGCACCTGCAGGGCCGATCTATCAAGCGGGTACCTTATCCGGCAACCCTCTGGCCATGGCGGCTGGCATCGCGACGCTTTCTCTACTTGGTGAAGCCAATGTGTATGAGGAGTTGGAACGTAAATCAGCCAAGCTGGAAGCCGGGTTCATTCGGAATGCATCAGAGCTTGGCGTGGCAAGCACGATAAACCGGGTCGGATCGATGATTTGCCCGTTCTTTACGGAGCAGAAAGTAACGAACTATGACACAGCAAAAACATCGGATTTAGCGAAGTTCAATGCTTATTTTGGTCATTTGCTGGATCTCGGTGTGTCGGTGGCGCCTTCCCAATTCGAAGGGATGTTCGTATCTACTGTTCATACGGATGAGGACATAGACGCAACGATCGCAGCGCATCGTGAAGCGTTGAAACGATTATAG
- a CDS encoding methyl-accepting chemotaxis protein — MFRLTIRKKLLYVSILLLVVPIITLGIVTYQVTDDSNRALIESGLKNNVRMVGEMLDSLDRDVQKGTISKEQAQDKLRLILLGEKKSDNTRSINKKIDLGENGYFFVLDEKGNLLAHPLLEGQNIWDKQTSDGTFYIRDMIKTAQSGGGFTYYDWPLPNSTKEASKVAYSEQFPSWGWVVSAGSYVQDYNAGQRHILSAMLLTLGICLVIGTTLLTLFALHISRPITRVANQAKLMASGDLTGEEVKVSNRDETGLLADSFNSLLSSLRELAGNQLLSANALASSSGTLSTVITDTVQSVHQTSEAITEVAANNETQAASIGETSRAMEEMTTGIQRIAVTSSQAFEASLGTLKEAENGSQLITQSGSQMTAVSDTVGDLSAVVKQLGDRSQQIGHIAEVIREISAQTNLLALNASIEAARAGEQGKGFAVVASEIRKLAERSNDSAGQVAELIETIQNDIDYAVASMLKGEHEVESGVASIKESGAAFARILEATRNVVDQVEEASAAAEQMSASSQEIAAALQEMEKLSSNTAGASQTVSAATEEQLASIEEISKSANRLSEMSDNMNRLVKKFKI; from the coding sequence GTGTTTAGGCTTACAATCCGTAAAAAGCTGTTATACGTATCCATCCTATTACTAGTTGTACCTATCATTACGTTGGGAATTGTCACTTATCAAGTGACAGACGACTCTAATCGAGCACTCATCGAAAGTGGATTGAAGAATAATGTGAGAATGGTAGGCGAAATGCTAGATTCACTGGATAGAGACGTACAGAAAGGTACCATCAGCAAAGAACAAGCGCAGGACAAACTTCGCCTTATTTTGCTTGGAGAGAAGAAGTCAGACAACACAAGGTCGATCAATAAGAAAATTGATCTGGGGGAGAATGGCTATTTCTTTGTTCTTGATGAAAAAGGTAATTTGCTTGCGCATCCGCTGCTTGAGGGCCAAAATATTTGGGATAAGCAAACATCGGATGGCACGTTTTACATACGGGATATGATCAAAACTGCGCAATCAGGGGGCGGCTTTACCTACTACGATTGGCCGCTGCCGAATTCAACGAAAGAAGCTAGCAAAGTAGCTTACAGCGAGCAGTTTCCTTCATGGGGTTGGGTTGTATCCGCGGGCTCTTATGTCCAGGACTATAATGCTGGCCAACGACATATCTTGTCAGCTATGCTGTTAACGTTAGGCATTTGTTTGGTTATTGGGACAACGTTATTAACTTTGTTTGCGCTACATATCTCCAGACCTATTACACGAGTCGCAAATCAGGCGAAGCTTATGGCTAGTGGTGATTTGACTGGCGAAGAAGTCAAGGTTTCCAACCGCGATGAAACTGGCTTGCTGGCCGATTCGTTTAATTCCTTGCTAAGCAGTTTGAGAGAGCTTGCAGGGAATCAATTGCTAAGCGCCAATGCGTTGGCTTCTTCTTCAGGGACATTATCAACAGTCATTACAGACACAGTCCAATCGGTTCATCAAACCTCAGAAGCTATTACTGAAGTTGCTGCCAATAATGAAACGCAGGCTGCCAGTATCGGGGAGACGTCCAGAGCCATGGAAGAAATGACGACTGGCATTCAACGGATTGCCGTTACATCCAGCCAAGCTTTTGAAGCTTCACTTGGCACGCTGAAGGAAGCAGAGAACGGCAGCCAATTAATTACGCAATCCGGATCGCAAATGACAGCGGTAAGTGATACGGTAGGCGACCTGAGCGCGGTCGTTAAACAGCTTGGCGATCGTTCGCAGCAAATTGGCCATATCGCAGAAGTGATTAGGGAAATATCAGCGCAGACGAATCTGCTAGCCCTTAATGCATCAATTGAAGCCGCACGCGCTGGTGAACAAGGGAAAGGGTTTGCGGTTGTCGCTAGTGAAATAAGGAAACTAGCTGAGCGGTCTAACGATTCTGCCGGCCAGGTAGCCGAGTTAATAGAAACGATACAGAACGACATCGATTATGCGGTTGCTTCTATGCTCAAAGGTGAGCATGAAGTTGAATCTGGTGTTGCTTCAATCAAGGAGTCAGGTGCTGCGTTTGCACGGATCCTGGAAGCAACTCGCAACGTTGTTGATCAAGTTGAAGAAGCCTCGGCTGCAGCTGAGCAGATGTCTGCAAGCTCGCAAGAAATTGCCGCTGCGCTTCAAGAAATGGAGAAGCTGTCATCCAATACCGCGGGAGCTTCACAGACCGTGTCGGCGGCTACGGAAGAGCAATTGGCATCCATTGAAGAAATTTCAAAATCCGCAAACAGGCTGAGTGAGATGTCGGATAATATGAATCGGTTGGTTAAGAAATTTAAAATATAA
- a CDS encoding phosphodiester glycosidase family protein: MGSSIVEHFRNYSWLKRIFLVIAVCTFLSSSFLFLTPPGEFIREYLAKTVITTQHRDWAWIFVGAQRRDQMVLEMQNLTEVNSVEKQDLHAVQFNKNRPLESLVKVEDISGQFWKGKKMYVYDPRTIRVVVPAKQGEGERITAMVQRTGAVAGVNGGGFNDPDGLGNGFAPIGVIMSGGEILYTDQEGSIAQQIVGFTKEGTLIIGKYTINELLRLGVSDAVSFYPRVIANGKPLITSGDGGWGRAPRTAVGQKADGTVIFIVIDGRQTSSVGATLKEVQDIFLEDGVINAGFLDGGASSEMVYNDELITKPSSRYGERRLPSAFLVFDHPDEVKVKNVWEGLKTIDPGGAYDHPDFLKEQQEKKNNPPKATPKPSASTTSTPTATHKPESSSEAGKNGATPNSEATGNGTTGKPTSSAKPETSPTTSVNPTPTPTPNTNGGTTGTGGSTSGASNTVKPSETPTPSATPALPANNGNSVAPAPTPSPATKQTN, translated from the coding sequence TTGGGTAGTTCAATCGTAGAGCATTTTCGCAATTATAGTTGGCTTAAACGTATTTTTCTCGTCATAGCAGTTTGCACATTTCTCAGTTCAAGCTTTTTATTTCTTACGCCGCCTGGCGAATTTATTCGTGAGTACTTGGCCAAAACGGTCATTACGACACAGCATCGGGATTGGGCATGGATTTTCGTAGGTGCTCAGCGAAGAGATCAAATGGTGCTTGAAATGCAAAATTTAACCGAAGTTAACTCTGTTGAGAAACAGGATTTGCATGCGGTTCAATTTAACAAGAATCGTCCCCTAGAAAGTCTAGTGAAAGTAGAAGATATATCCGGACAGTTCTGGAAAGGCAAGAAAATGTATGTGTATGACCCACGAACCATTCGTGTTGTCGTCCCTGCCAAGCAAGGCGAAGGCGAGCGAATTACGGCGATGGTTCAGCGTACAGGAGCTGTTGCTGGCGTTAACGGCGGTGGATTCAATGATCCTGACGGACTTGGAAACGGATTTGCGCCAATTGGTGTTATTATGTCCGGCGGCGAAATTCTGTATACCGACCAAGAAGGCAGCATTGCGCAGCAAATTGTCGGTTTCACCAAAGAAGGCACGCTCATCATTGGGAAATATACGATTAATGAGCTCCTGAGACTTGGTGTTTCAGATGCCGTTTCCTTCTATCCTCGCGTTATTGCCAACGGCAAACCGCTTATTACTAGCGGCGACGGAGGCTGGGGCCGTGCTCCTCGTACAGCTGTAGGTCAAAAAGCCGATGGAACGGTCATCTTCATCGTGATCGACGGCCGACAAACGAGCAGTGTGGGGGCAACCCTGAAAGAAGTCCAAGATATTTTCTTAGAGGACGGCGTTATTAATGCCGGCTTCCTGGACGGAGGAGCTTCCTCCGAAATGGTTTACAACGATGAATTGATTACGAAGCCATCCAGCCGTTACGGCGAGCGTCGTCTGCCTTCTGCTTTCTTGGTTTTCGATCATCCGGATGAAGTAAAGGTCAAGAATGTTTGGGAAGGTCTTAAGACGATTGATCCGGGTGGTGCCTATGACCATCCTGATTTCTTGAAAGAACAGCAGGAGAAGAAAAACAATCCACCAAAAGCAACACCAAAACCTTCAGCATCAACAACATCAACACCTACGGCAACACATAAACCGGAATCCAGCAGTGAAGCTGGCAAGAACGGCGCAACACCAAATTCAGAAGCAACGGGAAATGGGACAACAGGCAAACCAACTTCTTCTGCGAAGCCAGAAACTTCGCCTACGACATCGGTTAACCCTACACCTACCCCAACTCCGAATACGAATGGCGGTACTACGGGAACAGGAGGCTCCACTTCTGGAGCTTCCAACACCGTAAAGCCAAGCGAGACGCCAACACCAAGTGCAACACCTGCTCTTCCAGCGAATAATGGCAATTCCGTAGCGCCGGCACCTACACCATCACCAGCGACAAAACAAACTAATTGA
- a CDS encoding RluA family pseudouridine synthase, with the protein MMAGTRSGEWLELPLPNAQWKPLKPGAIEELTQLLPVPRKFFLRLASQGLIRVQDDRIRIQLFPKEQPAFKPEAHDLEILYEDDFCLVVNKPAGMSVHPSEKGQVGTLASAVAHHYASTGQACGVRHIHRLDQDTTGAVLYAKNEWAHVLLDEAMREKRIDRRYVAIAEGVFGSKQGTIDEPIGKDRHLAGKRRVASGGDQAVTHYRVLQQMKRAALVELELETGRTHQIRVHLSYLGHPLVGDTLYGGSSRLFHRQALHGERLLFEHPISRKQLEVHAALPQDMKLLLSKVSNP; encoded by the coding sequence ATGATGGCAGGCACGCGCAGCGGCGAGTGGTTAGAGCTTCCATTGCCTAATGCGCAATGGAAGCCATTGAAACCTGGCGCTATAGAAGAACTGACCCAATTGCTGCCCGTCCCGCGCAAGTTTTTTCTGCGTTTGGCTTCGCAAGGTCTGATTCGCGTTCAGGACGATAGGATTCGAATTCAACTATTTCCCAAAGAGCAGCCCGCTTTCAAACCTGAGGCGCATGATCTTGAGATCCTCTATGAGGATGATTTCTGCCTCGTTGTGAATAAACCGGCTGGTATGTCTGTTCATCCCTCTGAGAAGGGACAGGTGGGCACATTAGCTTCTGCTGTAGCTCATCATTATGCTTCTACAGGTCAAGCCTGCGGTGTCAGGCATATTCATCGTCTAGATCAAGATACGACCGGCGCTGTCCTTTATGCCAAAAATGAATGGGCTCATGTCCTGTTGGATGAGGCTATGCGTGAAAAGCGGATTGATCGCCGTTATGTAGCAATCGCTGAAGGTGTATTTGGCTCGAAACAGGGAACGATTGATGAACCCATCGGCAAGGATCGCCATCTGGCAGGCAAGCGCAGGGTGGCATCAGGCGGGGATCAGGCTGTCACCCACTACCGGGTGCTTCAGCAAATGAAGAGAGCTGCTCTGGTAGAGCTAGAGCTGGAAACGGGCCGAACGCATCAAATTCGTGTTCATCTCAGTTATCTGGGTCATCCGCTTGTCGGGGATACGTTGTATGGCGGTTCATCGCGATTATTTCACAGGCAGGCACTCCATGGAGAACGGTTGTTATTTGAGCATCCGATTAGCCGCAAACAGCTCGAAGTGCATGCGGCATTGCCGCAAGATATGAAACTGCTCTTGAGTAAAGTCTCAAACCCATAA
- a CDS encoding LysM peptidoglycan-binding domain-containing protein, whose protein sequence is MSEQQPGLRFDIYERVHLQEDLAGIQELNDVELLPHIQVLTLDDQAILKGNLLLTGNYNGEDGGTPRSLEHLIPVEITLPLNRIHRVEDIQVEIENFDIDLLSARSLNVTGVLSLQGIEIVSVPQESWREDEEVTFVHEVGIPRYEPPAPVQPAPAEPAPVPMPVQNAQEPQPAPAQTYQEPPAMQPVPEFKDLGPIAEAPTANPAAPFVQEEMPQDDDTEGTMVIDIEQTELKVTPHPENTVVTEEKKDLKVAFGKKANEATDLNPYGIKSLLSKAGSYLTDKRKAEEAAEAALAEESRADPVEWRRLFLSSSTNSQEFRKLKLCIVQKEDTLESIAKRYELNPRELQLLNRLNDQDISIGQVIYLPR, encoded by the coding sequence GTGTCTGAACAACAACCAGGTTTACGATTTGATATCTATGAGCGGGTTCATTTGCAGGAGGATTTGGCGGGGATTCAAGAATTAAACGATGTTGAATTGCTTCCTCATATTCAAGTACTTACGTTGGATGATCAGGCCATCCTCAAGGGGAATTTACTTCTCACAGGCAATTACAATGGTGAGGATGGAGGAACGCCTCGTTCTCTCGAGCACTTGATTCCAGTCGAAATCACATTGCCGCTGAACCGTATCCATCGTGTAGAAGATATTCAGGTTGAGATTGAGAACTTTGATATCGATCTGTTGTCCGCGCGTAGCTTGAATGTGACTGGAGTTCTTTCCCTCCAAGGGATCGAAATTGTTTCTGTTCCACAGGAGAGCTGGCGTGAGGATGAAGAGGTTACTTTCGTGCACGAAGTTGGCATACCGCGGTACGAGCCGCCTGCTCCCGTGCAGCCAGCCCCTGCAGAGCCTGCACCTGTACCTATGCCCGTGCAGAACGCCCAAGAGCCGCAGCCAGCTCCGGCGCAGACCTACCAAGAGCCGCCCGCTATGCAGCCTGTTCCTGAATTTAAAGATTTAGGGCCGATAGCGGAAGCACCAACTGCGAATCCGGCAGCTCCTTTCGTACAGGAAGAGATGCCGCAAGATGATGATACTGAGGGCACGATGGTCATTGACATTGAACAAACAGAATTGAAGGTGACTCCCCATCCTGAAAACACGGTTGTTACGGAAGAGAAGAAGGATCTTAAAGTCGCATTTGGCAAGAAAGCCAATGAGGCGACTGACCTCAATCCCTACGGCATCAAATCGCTACTATCCAAGGCGGGCTCCTATCTCACTGATAAAAGGAAAGCGGAGGAAGCGGCGGAGGCTGCGCTTGCTGAGGAGTCGCGGGCAGATCCGGTAGAATGGCGTCGCCTGTTCCTCTCCAGCAGCACGAATTCCCAGGAATTCAGAAAGCTCAAGCTGTGTATTGTTCAAAAGGAAGATACGCTCGAGTCGATTGCTAAGCGCTATGAGCTTAATCCGCGGGAGCTTCAACTTTTGAATCGTTTGAACGATCAGGATATTTCCATTGGTCAAGTTATTTATCTACCTCGGTAA
- a CDS encoding valine--tRNA ligase, translating to MTEANETKEQLQMPTTYDPKEAERKWYDYWIKNEFFKAGNRPDAETYTIVIPPPNVTGMLHIGHALDFTLQDILVRTKRMQGFDTLWLPGSDHAGIATQTKVEQKLREDGQTRYDLGREKFLEKVWEWKELYANTIREQWAKMGFSLDYSRERFTLDEGLSQAVREVFVSLYEKGLIYRGNYIINWDPAARTALSDIEVEYKEVQGALYHLSYKTADGTDSIVVATTRPETMLGDTAVAVHPKDERYQHLIGKTLLLPIVNREIPIIADEYVEKEFGSGAVKITPAHDPNDFEVGKRHDLPQILVMDETGTMNANAGPYQGQDRFECRKQIIADLKEQGVLIKIEEHVHQVGHSERSGAVIEPYLSTQWFVKMQPLAEKAIDAQKSGNGVNFVPDRFEKIYLNWIENVRDWCISRQLWWGHRIPAWHCADCGQITVTREDATSCSHCQSTNLNQDNDVLDTWFSSALWPFSTLGWPNEEAEDLKRFYPTNVLVTGYDIIYFWVSRMIFTGLEFTKQIPFKDVLMHGLVRDSEGRKMSKSLGNGVDPLEVIEKYGADAMRYMISTSSTPGQDLRFRWERVEQARNFANKIWNASRFALMNLEGVSAADIDLSGKLGTADRWILHRLNETVRDVTRLIDSYEFGETGRLLYNFIWDDLCDWYIEFSKLSLYGADPAAKKQTQSVLAYVLDQTQRLIHPFMPFISEEIWQHLPHEGETITLASWPVEQAAFESPDAVREMELLMDAIRSVRNIRAEVNVPMSKKVELLVKPANSESLRILRSNEEYLKRFCNTSLLQIDAEMPAPEKAMTAILTGAELFLPLAGLIDIAQELARLDKELQSLHGEVERIEKKLGNEGFVAKAPAKVIEEEKAKLADYADKRDKVIVRLAELKG from the coding sequence ATGACTGAAGCTAACGAAACCAAAGAGCAATTACAAATGCCAACAACGTATGATCCGAAAGAAGCTGAACGCAAGTGGTATGATTACTGGATTAAGAATGAGTTTTTCAAAGCGGGCAACCGTCCGGATGCCGAAACGTATACAATTGTCATTCCGCCTCCGAATGTTACCGGTATGCTGCATATCGGGCATGCGCTTGATTTCACTTTGCAGGATATTCTGGTGCGTACCAAGAGGATGCAAGGATTCGACACGCTATGGCTGCCGGGTTCTGACCATGCGGGTATTGCGACGCAAACAAAAGTGGAACAGAAGCTTCGTGAAGATGGCCAGACGCGTTATGATCTAGGCCGCGAGAAATTCCTGGAGAAAGTATGGGAATGGAAAGAACTGTACGCCAATACGATTCGTGAGCAGTGGGCTAAAATGGGCTTCTCGCTCGATTATTCCAGGGAACGGTTTACGCTGGATGAGGGACTTTCCCAAGCGGTACGCGAAGTCTTCGTAAGCTTGTATGAGAAAGGGCTAATCTATCGCGGCAATTATATTATTAACTGGGATCCAGCTGCACGCACAGCCTTGTCTGATATTGAAGTAGAGTACAAAGAGGTGCAAGGCGCCCTCTATCATCTTTCTTATAAAACTGCTGACGGAACTGATTCTATCGTCGTGGCAACGACAAGACCGGAAACCATGCTCGGAGATACCGCTGTTGCTGTACATCCCAAAGATGAGCGCTATCAGCATCTTATCGGTAAAACCCTGCTGCTGCCGATTGTAAATCGCGAGATTCCAATCATTGCCGATGAGTATGTAGAGAAAGAATTCGGAAGCGGTGCGGTTAAAATTACGCCTGCGCATGATCCGAACGATTTCGAAGTAGGCAAACGTCATGATCTCCCGCAAATTCTCGTCATGGATGAAACCGGCACGATGAATGCCAATGCAGGCCCTTACCAAGGGCAAGATCGCTTTGAATGCCGCAAGCAAATCATTGCTGATCTGAAGGAGCAAGGCGTTCTTATCAAAATTGAAGAACACGTTCATCAAGTTGGTCACAGTGAGCGCAGCGGCGCGGTTATCGAGCCGTATCTATCGACACAATGGTTTGTGAAGATGCAGCCGCTTGCCGAGAAAGCCATTGATGCACAGAAATCAGGCAATGGCGTTAATTTTGTTCCCGATCGCTTCGAGAAAATTTATTTGAATTGGATCGAAAACGTACGTGATTGGTGTATCTCCCGTCAGTTATGGTGGGGACACCGCATCCCAGCTTGGCACTGTGCGGACTGTGGTCAAATCACAGTAACTCGTGAAGATGCGACCTCGTGCTCGCATTGCCAAAGCACCAACCTGAACCAAGATAACGATGTGTTGGATACGTGGTTTAGCTCGGCTTTGTGGCCGTTCTCAACGCTCGGTTGGCCCAATGAAGAAGCTGAGGATTTGAAACGCTTCTATCCGACAAATGTGCTCGTAACCGGCTATGATATCATCTATTTCTGGGTATCCCGGATGATCTTCACAGGGTTGGAATTCACCAAGCAAATTCCGTTTAAAGATGTTTTGATGCATGGTCTTGTACGTGATTCGGAAGGCCGCAAAATGTCCAAATCTCTAGGCAACGGCGTTGATCCTTTGGAAGTTATCGAGAAGTATGGCGCTGATGCGATGCGCTATATGATTTCGACCAGCAGCACGCCGGGTCAAGATCTTCGTTTCCGTTGGGAACGTGTGGAACAGGCGCGGAATTTTGCCAATAAGATCTGGAATGCCTCCCGGTTTGCCTTGATGAACCTGGAAGGTGTAAGCGCAGCGGATATCGATCTGTCAGGGAAACTGGGAACAGCGGACCGTTGGATATTGCACCGTCTGAATGAAACTGTTCGTGATGTTACCCGTCTCATTGACAGTTATGAGTTCGGTGAAACGGGCCGACTTCTGTATAACTTTATCTGGGACGATCTCTGCGATTGGTATATTGAATTCAGCAAGCTGAGTTTATACGGGGCTGATCCGGCAGCTAAGAAACAAACGCAATCCGTACTGGCCTATGTACTTGACCAAACACAGCGGTTGATTCATCCGTTCATGCCGTTTATTTCAGAAGAGATTTGGCAGCATTTGCCTCACGAAGGCGAGACGATTACATTGGCTTCATGGCCAGTGGAGCAGGCTGCATTCGAGTCGCCTGACGCTGTTCGAGAGATGGAGCTTCTGATGGACGCGATTCGTTCTGTTCGCAACATTCGCGCTGAAGTGAATGTGCCGATGAGCAAGAAGGTTGAGCTTCTCGTGAAACCGGCGAACAGTGAATCCCTGCGCATCCTTCGCAGCAATGAAGAGTACTTGAAGCGTTTCTGCAACACGTCACTGCTGCAAATCGATGCCGAGATGCCTGCGCCTGAGAAAGCTATGACGGCTATCCTTACAGGGGCTGAACTATTCTTGCCGTTAGCAGGTCTTATTGATATTGCGCAAGAGCTTGCTCGCTTGGATAAGGAGCTTCAATCCTTGCATGGTGAAGTAGAGCGTATTGAGAAGAAGCTGGGCAATGAAGGCTTCGTAGCGAAAGCGCCTGCCAAGGTTATTGAAGAAGAGAAAGCGAAACTAGCTGACTATGCGGATAAGCGTGATAAAGTAATTGTACGATTAGCGGAATTAAAAGGATAA
- a CDS encoding bifunctional folylpolyglutamate synthase/dihydrofolate synthase, producing the protein MNDIKDNRSAEFQTAQEAIAWIVGRMEKLGIKPGLQRMQLLMEKLGHPERRLKFIHVAGTNGKGSTCAYLSSVLQACGYDVGTFTSPYLEKYTNRMQVNGVDIEDEVLLRLVNQMKPIVDEIAETELGAPSMFEISTALAILFFGKVAYPDYVVWETGLGGRLDSTNIVNPVVTVITNVGHDHMDILGDTLELVAAEKAGIIKAGVPVITAVSLDQGWHVIEQTAKAKKATLYSLGQQFNYANTTSKLDQQTFDFSGPFRSIEGVPITLNGEHQLTNAAVAVMTLEVLRQYYACIVDDEDLFKGLKETRWPGRLEMISQEPRILLDGAHNPEGAETLAAALQSVYSYRKLHLMMGMLSTKNHTGYLRHILPLVDTLILTEPDFHKKGDASKLAELASELLREMNRTVEIVVERDWKRALEVLTSRTEQDDLAVVSGTLYLISDVRSWITYQTDSEKGW; encoded by the coding sequence ATGAATGATATAAAAGATAACCGTTCGGCTGAATTTCAAACAGCGCAAGAAGCAATTGCCTGGATTGTCGGCCGAATGGAGAAACTTGGCATCAAACCAGGACTTCAACGCATGCAGCTACTCATGGAGAAGCTCGGACATCCCGAGCGCAGGTTGAAGTTCATCCATGTGGCTGGAACGAATGGGAAGGGCTCCACTTGCGCCTATTTATCATCAGTACTCCAGGCTTGCGGGTATGATGTGGGTACCTTTACTTCTCCTTATTTGGAGAAATATACGAACCGTATGCAAGTCAATGGGGTCGACATCGAGGACGAAGTGCTGCTTCGTCTGGTTAATCAGATGAAGCCCATTGTCGATGAAATTGCGGAGACGGAGCTGGGTGCGCCGTCCATGTTCGAAATTTCCACAGCGTTAGCGATTCTGTTCTTTGGCAAAGTCGCCTATCCAGATTATGTGGTATGGGAAACAGGCTTAGGGGGAAGGCTGGATAGCACGAATATCGTCAATCCCGTTGTGACCGTTATTACGAATGTCGGCCATGACCACATGGATATTCTAGGTGACACACTGGAATTGGTAGCTGCTGAGAAAGCAGGTATCATTAAAGCAGGCGTGCCAGTCATCACTGCCGTTAGCCTGGACCAAGGCTGGCATGTCATCGAACAGACGGCGAAGGCGAAGAAAGCGACGCTTTACTCGCTGGGACAGCAATTCAACTATGCCAATACGACAAGTAAATTGGATCAACAAACCTTTGATTTCAGCGGACCTTTCCGCAGTATCGAAGGTGTGCCAATCACGCTGAATGGGGAACACCAGCTGACGAATGCCGCAGTGGCGGTTATGACGCTGGAAGTACTTCGTCAATACTATGCCTGCATCGTGGATGATGAGGATTTGTTCAAAGGCCTCAAGGAAACGCGTTGGCCGGGACGCCTTGAGATGATATCGCAAGAGCCGCGCATTTTACTTGATGGCGCGCACAATCCCGAAGGAGCCGAGACACTGGCTGCAGCGCTTCAAAGTGTTTATTCGTATCGAAAGCTGCATCTGATGATGGGAATGCTTTCGACAAAGAATCATACAGGCTACCTCAGGCATATACTACCATTGGTGGATACTCTTATTCTTACGGAACCTGATTTTCATAAAAAAGGTGATGCTTCCAAGCTTGCCGAGCTTGCCAGCGAACTGCTCCGGGAAATGAATCGAACGGTGGAGATCGTGGTGGAGCGCGATTGGAAGCGAGCATTAGAAGTCCTAACAAGCAGAACTGAGCAGGATGATCTGGCGGTCGTATCCGGCACGCTGTATTTAATTTCTGATGTTCGTTCTTGGATTACCTATCAAACCGATTCTGAAAAAGGATGGTGA